A region of Salvia splendens isolate huo1 chromosome 17, SspV2, whole genome shotgun sequence DNA encodes the following proteins:
- the LOC121775480 gene encoding probable transcription repressor OFP9: MQRSKHKKQREKLQSKCSKAFCATCRLSVSSSSSSPDEDIEAQTVSSIAHAMVQVRLDQMIRERRRRRVGSDERERKLVVMVAMEKSSYDIREDFRESMEQMIVANCIRETKDLRRLLNYYVSMNDEEFRGIILEIDLWQT, encoded by the exons ATGCAAAGAAGCAAACACAAGAAGCAGAGAGAGAAGCTCCAAAGCAAGTGCTCCAAGGCCTTCTGCGCCACTTGCAGGCTCAGCgtctcttcttcttcgtcttctccCGACGAAGATATTGAAGCTCAGACGGTTTCAAGCATAGCGCACGCGATGGTGCAAGTGAGGCTTGACCAGATGAtcagagagaggaggaggaggagggtggGGAGTGACGAGCGGGAGAGGAAGCTCGTGGTGATGGTGGCGATGGAGAAGTCGTCGTACGATATAAGGGAGGATTTTAGAGAGTCCATGGAGCAGATGATTGTGGCGAACTGCATTCGCGAAACGAAGGATCTGCGTAGGCTGTTGAATTACTATGTGTCCATGAATGATGAGGAGTTTAGAGGGATTATACTTGAG ATAGATCTATGGCAAACTTAG